The DNA window GAAGGACCACAAAACTTTATCAGCACATTATTAGCCACTAGCATCTGTTTATCATATCAGGGGCAGATCTGGACAAATACAACCTTTCAGATGTCTCTTGTCAGGCTTGTacattaataagaataatatAGCTGTGTGTGAAAATTTTAGAAATTGTAATTTAATATGCATACAATAGAGGGAATGCcccccacacatgcataccTGTGGTTTTAATCATGTTACATTATATCTAAATATTGATTCAAATAATTGAACTATACTTTCATCTTAACTTACTTGTCGAGGTCTGTTTCCAACTCACTATTTTTCACTCAGTGCTGTTAATAAATTGGAATGTAGGCATAGAGTTCAAGCAAAAATATGTTACCAGGAACAAACTAATGGATCAATCCAATGATTCTTGTCAGTACATTTTTACCATTGCCTCTTGGAATTTGTTTAGGAGCAGCATTGTTTTTTCTGTGCCCCAGAAAGATGTAGCATGTACACACAAGGATAACAGTAAAGCCagctttcttcttttaaaaaggGCAATGCATCAAAGCATCACACAGAAATCTTCAGACTAGACTAACAAATCACCGCAGATGTATTATAAACTTAATTTTTGAGGGGCAAGGGGGGTGGTTTACTGCTCGACAATATAAACGCTACAGGATATCTGAGATCTAGGCCTACAATGGAAAAACCACTACCCCCTCTAGCAAGCACAAGTTTAAGTTGGTTCTTCATTTTTCATCACGTGCCGATATCCCGCGTGCACTTCAGAGACATTCTGCGCGCCTAATTTGCATAGCAATCCAATTACCTCATCTATTAGTTGCACCTTTGGCTTGACTACTCGGCGCCAATCTTCACGCTTTTAGTGAGTTATCAGGCTGCCATTCACATAGACTAAAAGGTGGCGGCCTTGTTTAGACAACGTTCCGAAATAGTAGCCGTTCGGTATTCAGTATGGcaattttaaagtttttatttgtaGCATCCTTTTCCATCTTTGGATTGGTCTACACCGAGAATGTGAAATTTCaagaaaaatttttttttaattcgcTGGGGCTCTCGAGTCGGCCAAAACCATCAAATCATGCTGCTGTGCCCTCTTCGCTTTGGAGAATCTTCAAGAAGACAGATAAAATACGCACGGAAACTGATCCATGTACTGTGTCAGAGTATGGAGTCAGAGGAAACATTGTGAGATATGTCCTAGATCAAGGTGAGCTTCTTGCCGTTGTCTCCATCTAGGCCTCacgacagtgtgtgttttttgtaacACCTCCAAATCCATGATTTCATAATCCTTTTTCAACAGGTAGACTGATTTCAGAATCGAACCACCACTGCCCAATGTGTGTGGAAAAGCATCTGTTTTTCAACATGTCCGTGCTCGAAAAAATTGAGCAACTCTCGTTTGCACAGCTGGAAATAAAGTTCAAACAAGATTTTTTTCGCATGTCGCAGAAAGCGGCACATCGTGCCTTTACCATGCACCTCTACAAAGTCTTAAGGCCCACATTAAAGGGAATGAATCATGCATTTAGCCGCAGACTGCTGTTCTCTCAGTCGGTTCACTATCAGTACACTCACGGTGCTATTAATTTTAACTTCACTGATCTGGCAGAATCGTGGAGACAACCAGGCAAAAACTACGGTATGATACTGGTTTTCCAATTCACCCAAATCAGCAACAGCCTCAACTCGGTTGAGTATGACCATGTGAGTGCAAACTCACACAGTCATATAGAGATCCCAGAGCTTGTCACATCGCTAGTGGTTGTATCTTTGAACCCTTATCAGTGTAGATCAAGGAAGAAGAGGAGCGCCTACTATTTACCGATTGCCCCCAGCAATGTGTGCAGACCGAGGCGGCTTTACATTGACTTCAAAGATGTTGGGTGGCAAGACTGGATCATTGCTCCACAGGGCTATATGGCGAATTACTGCCATGGGGAGTGTCCGTTTCCGCTCAGTGAAAGCTTGAACGGGACCAACCACGCCATTTTGCAGACTCTAGTCCATTCGTTCGAACCAAAAGAGACCCCCCAGCCTTGTTGCGTCCCTATCAAGTTATCGCCCATTTCTATGCTGTATTATGACAACAATGACAATGTTGTTCTCAGACATTATGAGGATATGGTGGTAGATGAATGTGGTTGCAGATAAGATACTAGATGTTTCTTTGATGAAAATACAATAAACTTTGATTTGTTTAAATACTTTGATGTCTGGTTTGCTCGTTTGATGTGGTTTTACAGATTGTTCCG is part of the Electrophorus electricus isolate fEleEle1 chromosome 13, fEleEle1.pri, whole genome shotgun sequence genome and encodes:
- the gdf3 gene encoding protein DVR-1, whose protein sequence is MAILKFLFVASFSIFGLVYTENVKFQEKFFFNSLGLSSRPKPSNHAAVPSSLWRIFKKTDKIRTETDPCTVSEYGVRGNIVRYVLDQGRLISESNHHCPMCVEKHLFFNMSVLEKIEQLSFAQLEIKFKQDFFRMSQKAAHRAFTMHLYKVLRPTLKGMNHAFSRRLLFSQSVHYQYTHGAINFNFTDLAESWRQPGKNYGMILVFQFTQISNSLNSVEYDHVSANSHSHIEIPELVTSLVVVSLNPYQCRSRKKRSAYYLPIAPSNVCRPRRLYIDFKDVGWQDWIIAPQGYMANYCHGECPFPLSESLNGTNHAILQTLVHSFEPKETPQPCCVPIKLSPISMLYYDNNDNVVLRHYEDMVVDECGCR